The nucleotide sequence CAACCATTTAACAGCTGAGAGTAGACTAGAGAGAACTCAAGATTAAAAAAGGTGATTCAAAAAGGACTGTTATAAAATGCTTCTAGAGACCATTGAGGTGGTTTGATAATTGATTTAGAAGCAATAAAAGGTGTTGACATCATGCTTTCCACTCCTATTATTGTGGCATGCATCCTTGTGATGGTGACTGCAGCCTTTTTATTAATTGTCCAGAAAACTAGCGCAAATGTGATTCCTGGTGCAACTAAATACACTAATAGGGAGCCTACATTTATTATTGCTGGGTTGCCAAACACGGGTAAGACGTCTCTGTTCAATTTATTGACGACAGATTCGAATCACGCAACAGTCATGTCTCAAGAGCCTAATATTGCAGAAGACTACATGCTACCCTCGAGCCACAAGAACTTTAAGTTCAAGTTAATTGACTACCCTGGGCATGCGAAGTTCCGTTCCGATCTATTGCAGACTATCAGAGAGTCTACGCAGTTAAGGGGTTTGATATATGTGATCGATGCCACGGTGGATCCAAAGGAATTGACTAGTACGGCTGAATTGTTATACGAGATCTTGTGCGTGACAGAAACGAGACCAGGAGGTGTGGACATTTTGCTAGCATGCAATAAAGCAGAATCCTTCGTTGCGAGACCTCCATTAAAGATTAAGGATGCTTTGGAGACAGAAATCACGGAGATTATCAAGAGAAGGGTTAAGAGTTTGAAGGTTAACTCTAAAAAGGCCACCCGCGGTTCTTCTGATGACGACGAGGATGACGAGGATGCTGGCCACGACCTTATGGCGCTTCATCAAAGCTCCAGCGGTTTCGAGTTCGATAGAATTGATGGTAACGTCGATGCAGTAGGAGGAAGCGTATTGAAAAAAGACATTGACAAGTGGGAGTGTTGGATTGATGAACGTGCCATGAACTAAGTAGTCACAAGTATGACAGCCAATATAAGTAACTTAACTAATCCCTTTTTAAGCAACAtgtaatgaagaaaagatgaaCGCGGTTAGAACTTTTTACGATACTATTCCGTTTTCTCTTCTGGCGCATTCCACATAACAATAGCTAAAGAAGTGCCAACAATTGATGTCGCGATCAGAAGCAGAACAATGGGTATACTAACAGCATATTTGCTTGGTAGTGGAAATAAAGCGAATTGCTGGTCAAGGTCGAAAATAGGCAACAATAACCAAATGCAATAGTATAGGAAAAGACCTACAACAATCCATAGTAATCCCATGACTATAGCCCAATGCCTCTCACTTGTGTCCTATTGACCTTTATGCCTTATTTTAACCCTGTATTCAGCTTGTAATGACCTTCTGGTGGGCGGGTTCTGATGTATTAcaattgatgatgatgatccTTTTAAAATGACAAGTTGATGCTGCTTCTGTTactgctgcttcttctactGCTAATACCAACcaaatcataataatagtagtagtagtaatggCTAGTGTTTGACCTGGCACATAGAGTGTGGTCTGCTGTTAAACCCAGCCCAACATAGAAATTGCTCGCGTGGCGTAATGGCAACGCGTCTGACTTCTAATCAGAAGATTGTGGGTTCGACCCCCACCGTGAGtgcttttatttttttaatttttttttgtttttacCCTCTTCTATGTTACCCtgctattgaagaaaatttGAGCTTTGGCCCCGACAAAATAGTaaataaaccaaaattACGATGAATTCAATTGCATTTACAGAATCCTTTATAAACAATGAATATAGAAAGTTTGCTAAAGTTCAGTATTAAAGGCCGTAACGGCGTTTGTTTCATAACTGGCTGTGTCAATTACTATCTAATTGTACTATAATTGGAAATATGTGGGCACTTTCACCGTTTGCAACGTTGTACAATTCGATTCAAAATGGTAGTTTAGATACAGGTTTATTCGACAGTTTGGCGGTTGATCTCAAGGCTTTGAACCTATGTAGCAACGCCAGGAAGGATGCCAATAAGAGGAAGGAGTTGGAATCTGGTCAAATTAGACTTTCTGATGGGTCAGAATACAAGTTAAACCAAGAATTTATAATAGAAGTTATCAAGATTTCCGATGAGCTAGATTTTGATGAGATTGCATGTGCTGAGCAAATACTTACAGCAGAAGATTCGTCAGAAGGCTTTAACCAGGAATTATCATTGCATAACAAGGGTTTGTTGGTGTACTACTTGAGAAGACAATATGTTTTGCAAATAGTGGCTTATATTCTTAATGCATTACCGTCAACGGATGacgtttttgaaaagttgacTAGCGATGGAACTCTGTGTAACAATGTTATCGAAGCGTTCAATTCCATCCATAAAGAGTTGGAAGACATTAAAGCTTTGATCAATAAGGCCCAAATTCTTGATAATTATGATGTTATCTTCAAGCAAAATGTGACTTTTAGAAGAGACTTTCTCATAAAGGAATACGATACATTGGGCACTATTCTATTTGGACTatccaagaaaaaactTCTTTCCAAGAGGCCAATATTGCAAAAGTTGATTGACCATGTCTCTATGTTGGATTCAGATAACTTCTTTATTGTGTTTTACCTGCCTGCTTTGGTAAGCACTTTGCAGAACTTGGAATCTTTCTCTAGCGAGGACGTTCAGGCATTACACTCGCAATTTGTAAAGGATCTTGAGTCCCAAGCTATCTACACAAAACCAACGAAGGTGGTTCTtatctttgtctttttgaCATTTTTCATTGGTTGGTGTAAAGCTGAACCAAACACCCGGGCCAAGAAATATGATTTTGCAACAGCAGTAGATGCTCCTATGACATTGGCGGTTGAACTAGGTGCTATCGAACAGTTAATGGTATTTGCTGCAGAAACGTCAATGGTAGAGGCAGATAAGAGTATGGAACTATTCTTCGATATTAGGTCTTTATTAGAAAAACATATTCCAAGAATGTCGCCTAAAATGTTGTTGGATCCAGAATTTTCAAGTGCAGTCATAACAAAGGCGTCGTTGGATAATCCATCCACGAAGTACACAAATCTCTCGATATTTAACTATGGTCTAGACAATTTCCTATCGACATTCCACGAATTTTTCCAAGCATTCATTACAGACTGTGCATTCCTATTaacgaaaataaaaaacgctgaagaagattcacTGTTGTCGGGAGAAGATCTCTACTTGGACGATATTTCCGCTAAAGCAGATCTAGAAAGATTTTTCATAACAATTTACTTCTTCTATGCGTCAAGACCGGAGCTTTCTCAATCATTTTGGTCCGACAAGGAGTCGAACTTATACGGTTTCATTGAATGGGCTGCTAAATGTAATGATACGTTAATGAGATCATGTTTCTACCTCATGGTTTCAAGTCTATCATACGGGTATTCTAATTCTCAAAATGTTTTCCACTACATTGAACATGGACAGTATATCTCTTGGCAAACTATGGCTCATAATGTTTCAGAAACAACAGAGAAGATCGCTCAACTTGAGAAGAAACTACAAGATCTTCAGCAAAATGGTGCAGCATCTAGCGTAATGATGACAACTGCAGTGCAAAGTGGACTAAGTGAAGAAACAGTTATTCTATTGTCATCATATTTCACGTTAATTCAATCGGTTGCTTATGAAGTGGATGAACAAACAAAACTGCAAATTGCAGATTGCTTTTACGACACATTGTTCAAGTTCCTAAAAGTTAGAAGTCCTTTGATTGGTGCAGCATTCAAAGTATTGAGTCATTTGGTTCCTACCGAAGAGAGTCAAAGATACAGATACTGGACTAAACTAGATCAAATaattttcaaatcttcgGCGCTGGACTCTACCGACAGCTCGTATATCTCAGCATTCAAATCATTCTTATCTAACGAGTCAGAGGTGTTGGGATTCTTACAATTATTCTCCAAGTTGATCTCCGTTGGAACAACAAACCATAGCAATGAATACATgaaatttggaaaaatgaGTTTCCCAGTAAACTTGGGATATGGATATAGAAAAACTGGTATATGGCCCTACTATGAGTACATTTTAGGAAATactttcttggaagaatccaaaaaaCCTTTGAGTGAACTAGAAACTTCTAAAAACATCCTAATGCTTGAAATAATCAAGTCCTCTCTTTTGTCCTTTGATTACAGTGTGATCTTAAATTCAGTTCTGGCAAGTTGTAATTTGGACTCGTTAGTTCCTACACAAGATTTCTATTCCTTTGTCCAACAATCGAACGCAACGGCAACAATGAACTACCTTTACAATGAAAAAGTGTTTTCGAAGCTATTCGAACTTGCCTCGTTAGGTATTGATGAGCTTGAAGGAGAACTTGGCAGCATAGTCAAACCAAAATCGATGATAGTGAAAAACTCGCTTTACATTATTGATATCATGTTAACCTATGAAGGAACTTATGCGGAAGAGTTTTACCCAATAGTTAAAAAATGTACCGACACATCTGTTTTTTTGCCGAAGACTATTAGTATTAGAGGGTTACGTTCTTTTTACGATGCtattttcttccatttACCACTGACAGCTCATTTCGGTTTGTACGTTGGAAGCACATATCCAAATATCTCTTCAAGCAGTATTAGCATCTTGGAAAAGCTTGCAACGAAATTTAACACGGGGAATTCAAAGGGTATTCATAAAAATGTTTTGCTCACAGTGTTTGACTCAATAGACGACTCAGCAAGAATAAAGCAAAGTTTTATTGAACAACTAACGTCTCCAATTTCGAACGAGCATTCTCTAGAACTTAAAATCAAGATGCTAAATTTCCTCACTAAGAATTTGTCTTACACGGATCGTGTTGCCACTATTTCTCATTTCCTATTAGGATTTCAGATATCTAATTCCATCTCGCTTGGGCCGGAACTTGATACTTTCATTAACTCGAAGACATCGCTCTTGCATTGCATCGTCAATCTTTTGATAGAGTCCCTATCCTGTATCAATAATTTAAACATTGAGTACGCACCAATAAGGCTCTGTGCTGAGTTCATGGAAATTATCACCAAGCTATGTCGTAATCCACTAACATCCAAAATCACTTTAGAATATCTTGCTAATCAAGATTTGGATAAAACCCTCCTCAGTTTAGATCCAAAGGTTTCTGTTTTAACTCACTGGGATGGAAGGCCTTACAATGGAAATTTTGATGAAATAGGGTCTGAATTTATAAACTCAACCTCCATTGGGGCTCTTCTATACTTTTTGAAGTATAGAAGTTTGCTAATGCAAtttttgagtttgagtGTACACACTTATCTTTACACTACTAATAACTCAAAGAGTAATGAGCTGATTGATGCCCTCGTTTCCAATGCTATACACTCAGCAACtattttttcgtttttggATACCCTAAATCTCAAAATGCACAGTCCTTCAAGTGACGCATTAAAGAAGATCACTTTATTGGAAGGCCTTGACTTGAGTCTAGacaaaattgaaaagtcAACCTCATCCAGTGGCATTATTTATAACTTTTCAAACCTTGATTCTTTGATAGAACTCAAAAAGAGGACACAAACTGTGCTTGCTATAACAGCAGAGGCGAAAACAGATCATCAAcagttggaagaagtaGCATCTCAAGAAGCGACGATCATCAAGCAGACATCAGTAGCTTTCCTTTCAAATCAAGAGCTCTCCACTCTGCAGCTCTCTGCTCTCCATTCATGGGTGCAGTTAGTCCaaattattgttgttgatagCAAGCTTTCAGCGGTCCAAAGATCAAATTTCATCTTGgaaatctttgaattcATAATTCCTAAGGTCAATGACTATCTAGAATCGCGTCTTTCTTACTCTGAAGAATTGGTTTCTCTCGCAGTATTTTTATATGAATTATACCACAATGATAGGATCGCCATCGATAATGAAAGAACTCTTGACAGCAGATTGCACACGCTATTCAAGACATGCATACATGGCATATCTACACCTTCGGCAACTTTGAGGTCGGACTTTTATGTGCTTGGTACAAAGTATTTGAATTGTGTGCTTAAAGATGAAAATCGCTCAAAGGAGGTTCTTCAATGGTTAAAGTTTTCGAATGAAACATTGGTAGAGACAGTGTGCAATGATGCAATTATGGGGGAAGGTTCTAATAGAGTGACTggtattcttttcttggatGCTCTTAACCAATTGGCAAGTTTCAACAAAGTGAACTTCGTCTTGGAGTCATTAGTGAAAAGTAACATGTTGCTCTTGATAATAAGATCCATCAAAAATACTGATGAAGTATTAGAAACGCCAAATGAGGCAGTAACTTCTTATTCACTATTATATGAACTAACTATTTTCAAATGTGTGGTACATTTCTTAACAAAAATTGCACAAACTAAAGCAGGAGCTCATGCCTTGctacagaagaagatattccAAACGATTGCGTCGTGTAACTTTTTAAACATGGATCCTGATCTAGGAATAGAAGTTTTATTTGAAACATTTTATGGTAAGAATTCTGGTAAAATGCGTGCAAACTTAAACCTAGATAATCCTCTTCATATCACATCGTATGAGAATGGTGTTTCgttgtttgaaattatAATCCCGATCTTCCAACTCATTGCCTCTATTTTGCTAAGTTCTGGAGCATCTAACAAAGCTGCCTTTTCTGATGCACGCAAGTTGCTTTTCCATTTCAAGCAATTGATCCAAGGTGCATTAAAGAGGGATGCtttattggaaaaaaatggtaTCGAAACAAAACCAGAAGGTTTAGATGAATTTGTTCGTTTAATCATTTTGGTTTGCACCTTAACTAACTATTCAGGACAtcaataaatataatataattcattcattcctATAAAATTTAATCAGATATGTTTACAGTAActtaaaattgaaaaagtaCTAGagatatacatatatatataatactattattaatatttaATTAATAACTCTTGGATCTAACttgatttcattattttAGAGGCTTTCCCACCGTTTTTAGCTTATCTTCAAGTACTTGAGAGTTATTTTCTAATGACTTTAGGGCGTCTAGATGAGAATTCAATAGCTGGATTAGTTGagcattttcttccttatttGGGAAGCTCGAATTTGTTGCCTTATTGAAAGTTTCACTGACTTCATTTATTTCAGTAATTAGCGAAGATAGATTTAGTGATAAGGAGTTTAAGTTGTCATCAAGCATCTCCACGGTATGATAGGCTTGTTGTCTCTTTTGATCATTGGTTTtactgttgctgttggtgtTACTGGAAGACAAAACTTCTGAAAGAAGTTCTTCTGCTTTTTGTTCGTATGAGCTCAAGAAATGTTCGAGTTCAGTTTGCTGTCTTTCAATATAAGATAACGATTGGTCCACCCTATTCTGTGATTGTTCTGCGCTTAGTGTATCCGAATAGAGTTGACTAATTTGTTCTCCTCCTTGCATTAGTACATTATCCCACtcattgatcttttttGAGTAATCTTCAAACTTGTCTACTGTGGATGATAGTTGTGAAGTCCATTTAGAGACAAGATCATCTAAAGTTTTATTATCTAGAGAAAC is from Kluyveromyces marxianus DMKU3-1042 DNA, complete genome, chromosome 2 and encodes:
- the SRP102 gene encoding Signal recognition particle receptor subunit beta, which gives rise to MVTAAFLLIVQKTSANVIPGATKYTNREPTFIIAGLPNTGKTSLFNLLTTDSNHATVMSQEPNIAEDYMLPSSHKNFKFKLIDYPGHAKFRSDLLQTIRESTQLRGLIYVIDATVDPKELTSTAELLYEILCVTETRPGGVDILLACNKAESFVARPPLKIKDALETEITEIIKRRVKSLKVNSKKATRGSSDDDEDDEDAGHDLMALHQSSSGFEFDRIDGNVDAVGGSVLKKDIDKWECWIDERAMN
- the NUP192 gene encoding Nup192p, producing MWALSPFATLYNSIQNGSLDTGLFDSLAVDLKALNLCSNARKDANKRKELESGQIRLSDGSEYKLNQEFIIEVIKISDELDFDEIACAEQILTAEDSSEGFNQELSLHNKGLLVYYLRRQYVLQIVAYILNALPSTDDVFEKLTSDGTLCNNVIEAFNSIHKELEDIKALINKAQILDNYDVIFKQNVTFRRDFLIKEYDTLGTILFGLSKKKLLSKRPILQKLIDHVSMLDSDNFFIVFYLPALVSTLQNLESFSSEDVQALHSQFVKDLESQAIYTKPTKVVLIFVFLTFFIGWCKAEPNTRAKKYDFATAVDAPMTLAVELGAIEQLMVFAAETSMVEADKSMELFFDIRSLLEKHIPRMSPKMLLDPEFSSAVITKASLDNPSTKYTNLSIFNYGLDNFLSTFHEFFQAFITDCAFLLTKIKNAEEDSLLSGEDLYLDDISAKADLERFFITIYFFYASRPELSQSFWSDKESNLYGFIEWAAKCNDTLMRSCFYLMVSSLSYGYSNSQNVFHYIEHGQYISWQTMAHNVSETTEKIAQLEKKLQDLQQNGAASSVMMTTAVQSGLSEETVILLSSYFTLIQSVAYEVDEQTKLQIADCFYDTLFKFLKVRSPLIGAAFKVLSHLVPTEESQRYRYWTKLDQIIFKSSALDSTDSSYISAFKSFLSNESEVLGFLQLFSKLISVGTTNHSNEYMKFGKMSFPVNLGYGYRKTGIWPYYEYILGNTFLEESKKPLSELETSKNILMLEIIKSSLLSFDYSVILNSVLASCNLDSLVPTQDFYSFVQQSNATATMNYLYNEKVFSKLFELASLGIDELEGELGSIVKPKSMIVKNSLYIIDIMLTYEGTYAEEFYPIVKKCTDTSVFLPKTISIRGLRSFYDAIFFHLPLTAHFGLYVGSTYPNISSSSISILEKLATKFNTGNSKGIHKNVLLTVFDSIDDSARIKQSFIEQLTSPISNEHSLELKIKMLNFLTKNLSYTDRVATISHFLLGFQISNSISLGPELDTFINSKTSLLHCIVNLLIESLSCINNLNIEYAPIRLCAEFMEIITKLCRNPLTSKITLEYLANQDLDKTLLSLDPKVSVLTHWDGRPYNGNFDEIGSEFINSTSIGALLYFLKYRSLLMQFLSLSVHTYLYTTNNSKSNELIDALVSNAIHSATIFSFLDTLNLKMHSPSSDALKKITLLEGLDLSLDKIEKSTSSSGIIYNFSNLDSLIELKKRTQTVLAITAEAKTDHQQLEEVASQEATIIKQTSVAFLSNQELSTLQLSALHSWVQLVQIIVVDSKLSAVQRSNFILEIFEFIIPKVNDYLESRLSYSEELVSLAVFLYELYHNDRIAIDNERTLDSRLHTLFKTCIHGISTPSATLRSDFYVLGTKYLNCVLKDENRSKEVLQWLKFSNETLVETVCNDAIMGEGSNRVTGILFLDALNQLASFNKVNFVLESLVKSNMLLLIIRSIKNTDEVLETPNEAVTSYSLLYELTIFKCVVHFLTKIAQTKAGAHALLQKKIFQTIASCNFLNMDPDLGIEVLFETFYGKNSGKMRANLNLDNPLHITSYENGVSLFEIIIPIFQLIASILLSSGASNKAAFSDARKLLFHFKQLIQGALKRDALLEKNGIETKPEGLDEFVRLIILVCTLTNYSGHQ